The nucleotide sequence AGTTCAGCAGCCTTGGCAGCATCGGTAATGTTGTCCAGGATGGGTTTGTCGTATTCATCCACCAGGACCACGACCTGCTGCCCGCTTTCCCGGTATAGCCGGACAATCATTTCCTCCAGGCAATGATCAGGAGAGTCAGAAGCGAGAGACAGGTTATACTCTTCCGCCTGTAGATGCAGCATCCGTACCACACGTTGGTCCAGCCTGCTTCGGCTTTCCAGAATCCCCTGGGCAAAATCAAGCTTGATGACCGGATATTTGCTATTCCAGTCCCAGTTGTCCTCCAGGTACAGTCCCTGGAACAAATCTTTGTTCCCGGAAAAGGCCTGAGCAAGGGTATCAACCAACAGGCTTTTGCCGAAACGACGGGGCCGGGACAGGAAATAAAAGCGCCCCTGTTCTACCAGGCGAGCAATCAACGGAGTTTTATCGACGTAGCAGTAATTATCGGTTCTGATATCGGCAAAGGTCTGGATACCGATGGGAAGTTTTTTTCTGGGGTACTTTTTCATGGAACAGGCTCAACAGCGCTTTGCGCTTCTCCTTTCTTAACCAACCTGAGTTTTTTAGGATAGGGGTAAAATATTTTTCTTTGCCAGCAGGTAAAATGCCAGCCTCTGACAAAACCCCTCCCTGTTTTTCTCTTCTTGCAGAAGAAAAGAAACTCCATCCTTCCCTACAATAAAAAACATGCCTGAGAACGAGCAACTATTGCCAATTTTTCGATACTAAACCGCGCCGTTAAGATACGCAAGGATTTCTTTGGCCGAAAACCGGCTCCTGATCACCCCTAAAAATTCTCCAAACCCGAGCCTGAGTCCCTCTTCCGTGAAAAAACTCTTTGAAAAAAAAGAAAAGAAACATATAGTGTAACCTCTATATAAGTCAACGCCGCCTCAAAAAAGACAATCTCTTGATTCTTGCTTGCAAACATGCTACCGACTCATCAAGAGACTGACCTGTGCGGCTGAGACACAGCACGCATGCTGGCAGGAGCAGCAAAGAACAGGTGCTCTCCTGTTTTACTGATCGCAAACCACATAACTACGGCTATTCGTCGTTAGCTAACCAATACACAGAGCCCTATGAAAGCAAATCATTATCAAGGAATCGCTGCCCCTCAAAGCTGGCTCGGAGATCTGGACAAATACCTGTTCGGTGAAGGCACCCATGAACGGGCCTATGAAAAACTTGGCGCCCATCTGGTCACCTTGAAGAAACAGGAGGGGGTAGCCTTTGCTGTTTGGGCACCCAATGCCCGCCAGGTCAGCGTGATAGGTGACTTTAATGAATGGGACGATGCGGCCTGTCCCATGCACCCCAGCGACGCAGGCATCTGGACGATCTTTATCCCAGGGTTAAAAGAACACGCTGTCTATAAATACAGAATCACCACACAGCAGAACGAGCAATTCGATAAATCCGATCCCTACGGTTTTGCCATGGAACTCCGCCCCCGCACCGGCTCGGTTGTGGCGAACCTGGACAACTATCAATGGCAGGATGAAGAGTGGATCAAGGAGCGAGCCCAGCGGCAGTCCCTGGACGGCCCTATCTCTATCTATGAGGTCCATATCGCCTCCTGGCGCAGGAAAGCGGACAAAAAATGGGGAAGCCGTTACCTCACCTATCGGGAGCTTGCTGACACGTTAATCCCCTATGTCCTGGAGATGGGCTATACCCATATCGAACTGCTGCCCATTGCTGAATACCCCTTTGACGGCTCCTGGGGATATCAGGTCCTGGGCTTTTTCGCGCCGACCAGTCGCTTCGGAACCCCACAGGACTTTATGTACTTTATCGATCAATGCCATCAACATAATATCGGCGTGATCCTGGATTGGGTTCCGGCCCATTTCCCCAAAGACGGCTCTGGACTCAACTATTTTGACGGCACCCATCTCTATGCCCACGAAGATCCCCGCCAGGGCGAGCATCAGGATTGGGGCACCATGATCTTTAACTACGGTCGCAATGAGGTCCGCTCCTTTTTAATCTCCAATGCCCTCTTCTGGATTGACAAATATCATATTGATGGTCTCAGGGTCGACGCGGTGGCCTCTATGCTTTACCTGGACTACTCCCGGGAAGAGGGGGAATGGCTGCCCAATGAACATGGTGGTCGGGAAAATCTGGCTGCAATCAGCTTTCTCCGCAAGACAAACGAGGTGGTCCACGGCGTATATCCGGGAGTGCTGACCATAGCCGAGGAATCCACCTCCTGGCCCATGGTCTCCCGCCCCACCTGGTTGGGCGGACTCGGTTTCAGCCTGAAATGGAACATGGGCTGGATGCACGATACCCTCTGTTATATGCAGCACGACTCAATCCATCGCCGCTTTCATCATCATGAGATGACCTTTGGCATGCTCTATGCCTTTCAGGAAAACTTTACCCTGCCCATTTCCCATGATGAGGTGGTGCATGGCAAGGGTTCCCTGCTCAACAAGATGTCTGGAGATGAATGGCAGAAATTCGCCAACCTGCGCGCCTATTTCGGCTTTATGTGGGGCTATTCTGGCAAGAAACTGCTCTTTATGGGCTGTGATTTCGGGCAATGGCAGGAATGGAATCACGACAAGAGCCTGGAATGGGAGGCCCTGACAGCGGAGTCCCACCAAGGGGTGCAACGCTATGTCGCCGACCTGAATAGGGTTTACAAGACAGAACCAGCCCTGTATGAAAACGACTATGAATGGTCTGGTTTTTCCTGGATTAATGCCAATGACTCAGACAACTCTGTTTTTTCATTCATCCGCAAGGCGAAAAAAACTGATGACTTTCTTGTTGTAATCTGTAATTTTACTCCGGTAATACGTGAAAAATACCGTATTGGTGTACCGGTGGGCGGTCGATACAGAGAAATTATCAACAGCGACCTGGCAGTTTATCAAGGCAGCGGTGTGTGTAACAACGAGCTGCACACGATCTCCGAGCAATCCTATGGAATGGATCACTCTCTTATGCTTACCTTGCCCCCTCTGGCAACCCTGATTCTCAAACCGGTATAACGCTTAGTCAGACATTTTTCTCATCTTCAACCCATAAACGAACGTATAGGCTCTGCTATGAAACTCATGCAAAAAATAACACCGCGCACAGCGCTTTTTATCTCGCTCGGTATCCTGCTCTATATTGCTCTTGCAGGTTATCATGCTCAGAGCAAAAAAGAACATGAAGAGCAGATGGCTCAGGCCCGGCACAATGCTAAAATACCCGGCTTACAAAATCAGGCCATTGAATATAGGCAGGAGCTGACCGATGCGCGGCAGGGGGAGAAACTTCTCCGTTCAGAGACAGGCAGAAGAGAGCAAGAGCAAGGCACAATAGCAGAGATTGAACAGAAGGTCTCTGCCCAGCAAAATGAGAAAAATGAGAACAGTATTTCAGCAGAACAGCTGCACAAGGCTGAGGCCCGCATCAAACAACTCCAGGAACAATTGGCTGCGGCCAATAAAAAGCTGAGCATTGAGACAGAAAAAGAAAACAGCGCCAGCAGACAACTCCTGAAAAAGCTCAAAGAGCGCGAACAAGAGCTCCAAGGACAGGAAGAACAGCTTGTTCAAATGGAGGAAGGACGCAGGGCAGACCAGCAAAAAATAGCCCAGCTCGAAAAAATACAGCAGAAGAAGGCTGAGCAGGTCAAGCAAACAGAGCAGCGGGTTGCTGAGCTGACAGGCCGCCTGGAACAGACCAAGGCCCAGCTGGCTGAGGCCACCACCACACTCTCTGTTGCCAATAATGCGGTGCAGAAGGCCCAGCTCAAGGCAGAGGCCATGCTCCATTACGGCAAAGAAAAAGATCGGATGCTGGCCCCGTCCGAGCAAAAAGCAGCCACCCTGGAACAGCAACTCGCCGAGCAACAGGCCCAGGTAGAGCAGCTCACTGCTGAGCTTGAAGCTGTTCGCAACGAGATTATAACTGCAGAGAAAAATAACCAGCAACTGGCAAAGCAGGTTACCTCCTTAAGTGCAACAGGAACAGCTCAACAGGAAGAGATTGCCACTCTGAAAGAACAGCTGCAACAAGCAGGCCGCGAACAACGGGAAAAGCAGGCTACCTATAATAGCCAAGAAGCAGCATTAACAGATGCCCAGGCGCAGCTGGAAAAACTGTCTGAGGAAAAAGAACGCCTGACCGCACAAGTTGATGAACTCACCGCAGTCATTGAGGCGAACAAGGCCCTTAAGCAGACCGAGCTTGAAAAGGTAAAACTGGGGCTCCATAATAATATTGCCCAGCTCACTGCCCAACTTGCAGAAAAAGAAAACGAGCTGAAGCAACAGAAAGCACTGCTTGCCGAAGCTGCCGCCCATATCACTGCCCTTCAGGATGCGGAAAAAAGGTCCCAGCTCAAAATTGAGGCCCTCCTGAAGTACGGCAAGGAAAAAGAACGCCTGCTGGCCCCCTCCCAGGAGCAGATTACTGTTCTGCAAAAACAGCTTGCGAAAAAAGAGCAAGAGCTTGCAACCGCCCAGAAGGAGCTGGAAGAACGTGCTACGTATGGAAAAGAGCTGGTGAATCAGGTTGCCAGCCTGACAGAATCCGCCGTTGTTCGCAATAAGCAAGCAGAGACACTGGCTCAGGAACTTACTGAGGCAAAGGCCACCATCGACAAACTGACTGGCGAGCTTACTCAAACCAAGGCCAGCCTGGAGACAGCAAAAACAAACCTGGCAGCTGCCCAGGAAGAGGAGCAGGCCCTGCAACAGGGTCTGGCTGGCAAAGATGAAGAGTTGATCGTCATCAGGGCTGAGGTCGAACGACTCACTGCAGAGCTTGCCCAGCAAAAGACCACCAATGATGAACTGGCACAAGAGCAGGAGAGGATAGCAGCTGAACTTGAAACAGCAAAGGCCAAAGAGACCGAGCTCAGTCAGCAATTGGAGACAAAGGCAGAGGAGCTGGCCGCTGCGACAACAGCTACTGACGAGGCAAAGGCCGCTGTTGCTACTGCCCAGGAAAAGGCCACGACCCTGGAAGTACAGCTTGCTGAAAAGGAAACAGCCCAAGCTGCTGCTGAGAAAAAGGCTGCTGCCCTGGAAGCACAGGTGGCAGACCTCCTTCCTTTACAGGAACAGCTGCAGGCTGCGCAAGAGCAGGTTGCAACCCTGGAGGCTGCATATGCAAATACCCAAGGCCTGCAGAGCCAATTAACAGCCAGCCAGGAAGAAATAACTACCCTGAAAAATCAACTTGCCGACCTGCCCACCACAGTTGAGGAATTTAACGCCATTCAGGAAAATATTGCCAACCTGGAGGCCCAGACGCAAACCCAGGCCGAACAGCTGGCAGCTGAGCAGGAACAGGCTGCGGCCTTAAAGGCGCAGGTTGCAGAACTTCAGCAGGCAGCAGCAGAGATGACTGCGACCCAGAAGCAGATTGCTGATCTGGAGAAGCAATTGGCTGAGGCAGACGCTCAGGCTGAGCAGCTGAGCACGGAGCAGAAAAAGACTGCTGCCCTGGAAGCCAAGCTCTCTGAGCTTCAGGCGATTGAGCAACAATCGGACGCTACAGAGAAAAAAATGGCCAGCTTAACAGAAGAGCTGGACAAGACCAAGGCCAAGCTCGCAGAGCTCAGTGCTGCTGGCGAAGATAAAGAAAAACTGGCAAGCGAGCTTGCTGATACCCAGAAAAAACTTGCTGAATTAACAGCAGCCCAGCAAAATGTTGGTGATAAGACCTCTGCGCTTGAAGAAAAGCTCACGTCGCTGAAGACGAGCCTGGAAGAAAAAGAACAGGCCTTGACCGCCCAGAAGAAGGCTCTGACCCAGGCCAAGGCAACCTTGGAGGAGCAAACAGCCGCCATTGCTCAAGCAGAAAAGAGCAAGAAAAATGCAGAGCAGTTGACGACAGAGCTGGCGAGCTCAAAAGAAGAACTCGCTGCCTTGCAGGCGCAGGTCAAAGAACTGAAAGAGGAAATTGCTCGCCTAAAGGAGCAGTTGAGCCAACAGGGCGCACAGCAGGCTGTGCAACAGACTGTAGCTGCTCAAGTCCCTGCCGAACAAGAAGCACCGGCAGAGGCCACTGCTGCCGCTGATACTGAACAGAAGCAGGTTGCCCCTGTTCAGCAGGAGACCCTGGAAACAGCAAACCTGGACCAGGACAATGATGGCACGGTTGATGCCACTATTATTCTTTCTGGCGTCAATTTCAAGGTGGGCACAGCGAGCCTGACTGACCAGGCAGCAGCCAGCCTGTTGACCACTGCCAAGCTCCTGCAAGAGCATGCCCCTGATCAACATTTTGAAGTAGCGGGCTATACCGACAGCATGGGGAGCCCGAAAAGAAATCAGCAGATATCCGAGCAACGGGCTGAGGCTGTGCGCAATTTTCTCATTGAACAGGGCATAACAGCAGATCTCCTGGTCAGCAAGGGCTATGGCCAGGACAATCCTATTGCTGATAATAATACCCCGGAGGGACGGGCCATGAACCGGCGAGTGGAGCTGCATCAGGTAACAGCAGAATAAGTTTCAAGTATTCATTCCGGGAATACGCACTTCGTACTTCTCTTCTCTCTTCATGAAAAAGGCCCGGTGCTTGTTGCATTGGGCCTTTTTCATGACCCCCTGCCATTCACCTTGATAATCTCTTTTCGCATCATGCATAAAAATATTGCGTACCTCTTAATAATACTATAAAAGCATGCCAGATAAATAACAGCAGATCAAAATTTCTTCAACTCACCTGTATTCTTTATTATGAGCGTCTCCCAAAAAACTTCCTCTGACCTGGAAGCTCCCTACTTGGCTCTGGAGCCAATCCAAAAAACTATCATCCGTATCCTGGCTGTTAATGTTGAGCCTTGTGCTGCAAAGCGGGTGCTCGACTGCCTCAAGAAGTTGGGCTTTACCTGCCCAGAAACCGATGCACCGTATCGAGCGCAGGATCTTCAACCCCTTCAAAAGGAATTGATTGCCAAGGGCCTGTTGGACAAATCCAATAAAGGGCTTGCATGCCCTGAATCCATCGGCCAGACTGTAGTACGGAATTGCTTAGCTGATGGTGAGTTCTCTCGTATTGCTGAGGCGGTTCAAACCCACATGTTGGCTGGGCTGTTTCCCTTTCAGGTACAGCTGAACAGCTATAAACAGTACGCCCGGAGCATGCAAATGGCTCTGTTTAATGGCAGCTCCATAGAAGAAGTCTATTCCGTTCTTGGTAATGTTAATAAATATTTTCACGACACCCCGCCTGAAGAGAGCATCTTTCTCCACCTGCTGGCCCGACCTTTTTCTCCCCAGGTTATTGAAGCAATCAAGCCTGCAATGCGCCTTTCAGTGCTGGGCCTCCTGCTCAATGCAGCAAAGGACCGCCTGGAGCCAGCAGAAAAAATTGTTGACTATATGCTGACCTCTTTCAGCGACTCGCTTTGTAATAATCCGGAGTCCATTAGTCTTATTGCTTACTTTATACTCTGCGGGAAGGTCGAAAATGCTCTCTCATTAATCAAGAAACTCCCACAAGAACGGGAGCTGGAACCGCTCAGCCGGACAGGCTGGCTGAGTTTTCTCAGCGGAAAGTATGAAGAGGCCCGGACATATTTTGAGCAGAACCTGCAACTGTTCAAAAAAATGAGCCGAAGGAAAAAGGTCTTTTTCCAAAATGAAATCGGCCTGATTCATCTGCTCACCCTCTTAGAGGGTAACGACAGTACCCTGCTCCATCAGGGCCTTGACTATATTGAGATCGTCAAAAAACACAATTACTCCTATGCCGCCTTAGCAGAGGCGATGAAATCGGTATTTCAGCAGCAACTTGGGCTGGATGATATTGAAACATACCGAGGTGCCCTGAATACCTTTGATAACGACCCGCTTCAATTCCTCATTTTCATGCTTATTCTCTTCTGGACAGACAAGGCAAAGGTGAAAAGCGAAAACGCATATATTGCGGATCTCAGGGATAAGGCAAAGAAAAATGGCTATCTCTGGCTGGCAGCTGAATTCTCTTCTCTCCTGGCAGGACTGAATATCAACAAGAACAGCAATACGATCCAGGCCAAGGAACTGCACGATTCCTGTGGCACGGTAACCTGTATCGGATTGGTCAAAAAGGTGCCGAAATGGGAAAAAACTCTGAACGGATTACTTGCTCTTACCGACTCAGCCGGGCCACAGCATGTTGCAGCAGAACAACGGCTGATTTGGTTATTTGAGTATCGCCCCCACTCTCAAAGCTGCTTCCTGACCCCTAAGCTGCAAAAAATAACCAAAAAGGGAACCTGGACCAAAGGACGTCAAGTAGGACTGAAAAACCTGCATAATAATTATCAGACCATGGAGGGGCTGACAGCTCAGGACCGCCAAGTCTGCCAGGCAATTCACCAGGAA is from Candidatus Electrothrix sp. GW3-4 and encodes:
- the glgB gene encoding 1,4-alpha-glucan branching protein GlgB; the encoded protein is MKANHYQGIAAPQSWLGDLDKYLFGEGTHERAYEKLGAHLVTLKKQEGVAFAVWAPNARQVSVIGDFNEWDDAACPMHPSDAGIWTIFIPGLKEHAVYKYRITTQQNEQFDKSDPYGFAMELRPRTGSVVANLDNYQWQDEEWIKERAQRQSLDGPISIYEVHIASWRRKADKKWGSRYLTYRELADTLIPYVLEMGYTHIELLPIAEYPFDGSWGYQVLGFFAPTSRFGTPQDFMYFIDQCHQHNIGVILDWVPAHFPKDGSGLNYFDGTHLYAHEDPRQGEHQDWGTMIFNYGRNEVRSFLISNALFWIDKYHIDGLRVDAVASMLYLDYSREEGEWLPNEHGGRENLAAISFLRKTNEVVHGVYPGVLTIAEESTSWPMVSRPTWLGGLGFSLKWNMGWMHDTLCYMQHDSIHRRFHHHEMTFGMLYAFQENFTLPISHDEVVHGKGSLLNKMSGDEWQKFANLRAYFGFMWGYSGKKLLFMGCDFGQWQEWNHDKSLEWEALTAESHQGVQRYVADLNRVYKTEPALYENDYEWSGFSWINANDSDNSVFSFIRKAKKTDDFLVVICNFTPVIREKYRIGVPVGGRYREIINSDLAVYQGSGVCNNELHTISEQSYGMDHSLMLTLPPLATLILKPV
- a CDS encoding OmpA family protein yields the protein MQKITPRTALFISLGILLYIALAGYHAQSKKEHEEQMAQARHNAKIPGLQNQAIEYRQELTDARQGEKLLRSETGRREQEQGTIAEIEQKVSAQQNEKNENSISAEQLHKAEARIKQLQEQLAAANKKLSIETEKENSASRQLLKKLKEREQELQGQEEQLVQMEEGRRADQQKIAQLEKIQQKKAEQVKQTEQRVAELTGRLEQTKAQLAEATTTLSVANNAVQKAQLKAEAMLHYGKEKDRMLAPSEQKAATLEQQLAEQQAQVEQLTAELEAVRNEIITAEKNNQQLAKQVTSLSATGTAQQEEIATLKEQLQQAGREQREKQATYNSQEAALTDAQAQLEKLSEEKERLTAQVDELTAVIEANKALKQTELEKVKLGLHNNIAQLTAQLAEKENELKQQKALLAEAAAHITALQDAEKRSQLKIEALLKYGKEKERLLAPSQEQITVLQKQLAKKEQELATAQKELEERATYGKELVNQVASLTESAVVRNKQAETLAQELTEAKATIDKLTGELTQTKASLETAKTNLAAAQEEEQALQQGLAGKDEELIVIRAEVERLTAELAQQKTTNDELAQEQERIAAELETAKAKETELSQQLETKAEELAAATTATDEAKAAVATAQEKATTLEVQLAEKETAQAAAEKKAAALEAQVADLLPLQEQLQAAQEQVATLEAAYANTQGLQSQLTASQEEITTLKNQLADLPTTVEEFNAIQENIANLEAQTQTQAEQLAAEQEQAAALKAQVAELQQAAAEMTATQKQIADLEKQLAEADAQAEQLSTEQKKTAALEAKLSELQAIEQQSDATEKKMASLTEELDKTKAKLAELSAAGEDKEKLASELADTQKKLAELTAAQQNVGDKTSALEEKLTSLKTSLEEKEQALTAQKKALTQAKATLEEQTAAIAQAEKSKKNAEQLTTELASSKEELAALQAQVKELKEEIARLKEQLSQQGAQQAVQQTVAAQVPAEQEAPAEATAAADTEQKQVAPVQQETLETANLDQDNDGTVDATIILSGVNFKVGTASLTDQAAASLLTTAKLLQEHAPDQHFEVAGYTDSMGSPKRNQQISEQRAEAVRNFLIEQGITADLLVSKGYGQDNPIADNNTPEGRAMNRRVELHQVTAE